A portion of the Litorimonas taeanensis genome contains these proteins:
- a CDS encoding DUF1761 domain-containing protein, whose translation MPTIFNTSWLAVILATIAFFMLGWLWYGPIFGEAWMVAEGITEDMATARLEEMGMAQWLVSAILITLGQAVGVLMVLHLAGAKRLPACLKTAFWLVVTIVAPLLGYASVYGGYPLNGFFIDLGHFLVGYLIMAAIYAAFRGKDKVTVGDT comes from the coding sequence ATGCCAACAATTTTCAACACGAGCTGGCTCGCCGTCATTCTAGCGACCATCGCTTTCTTTATGCTGGGGTGGCTATGGTATGGGCCAATATTTGGCGAGGCTTGGATGGTGGCCGAAGGCATCACAGAAGACATGGCTACGGCCCGACTCGAGGAGATGGGTATGGCACAATGGTTAGTATCGGCCATTCTCATCACTTTGGGTCAAGCCGTAGGCGTCCTCATGGTGCTTCATTTGGCAGGCGCTAAGCGTTTGCCAGCCTGTTTAAAAACGGCCTTTTGGTTAGTCGTGACAATTGTCGCGCCCCTCTTGGGATATGCAAGCGTTTATGGCGGATATCCCCTGAATGGATTTTTCATCGATCTAGGCCATTTTTTGGTCGGTTATCTAATTATGGCAGCCATATATGCGGCTTTTCGCGGTAAAGACAAAGTCACAGTCGGTGACACATAG
- the metG gene encoding methionine--tRNA ligase, whose product MARILITSALPYINGVKHLGNLAGSMLPADVYARAMRLMGHEVLYICATDEHGTPAELAAQAANMPVAEYCEQMHAAQKEAGAHFGLSYDYFGRSSAASTAKLTQHFATVLENNGLIEERVSKQVYSNADGRYLPDRYVEGTCPNCGFEKARGDQCDNCGKLLDPVDLINPYSSVSGSHDVEIRDTNHLYLLQSKMSDNLRNWVNEATGWPPLATSIAMKWLDEGLRDRSITRDLDWGIPVVNADGAVREGFDGKVFYVWFDAPIAYIGATQDWAAENNSDWERWWRTDKGAEDVQYVQFMGKDNVAFHTLSFPTTLKGSQEPWKLVDQLKAFNWVTWYGGKFSTSQGRGVFMDQASELAPGDYWRWYLMANAPEGSDAAFTWEEFQSSINSDLANVLGNFVNRITKYCVGKFDGKIPEGGAAGEAEAWIIAELQTRLPQLIAYYEAREFRKAMAETRAIWAAGNEYLTKAAPWTHYKTDIEMAAIGVRTGLNLVVLFAIIAQPIIPDTAEKILAALNIPKENRKWSFGDANGIAELIDALPIGLEVAAPELLFSKIEDDDVAAWAERFGGGADKV is encoded by the coding sequence ATGGCTCGAATTCTTATTACATCTGCATTGCCTTATATTAATGGCGTTAAACATCTAGGTAATTTGGCGGGGTCAATGTTGCCCGCCGATGTCTATGCGCGCGCCATGCGTTTAATGGGGCATGAAGTGTTATACATATGCGCCACGGATGAACATGGCACTCCAGCAGAGTTAGCGGCTCAGGCGGCCAATATGCCCGTCGCAGAATATTGCGAACAAATGCATGCAGCCCAAAAAGAGGCTGGTGCACATTTCGGATTATCCTATGATTATTTTGGACGGTCATCGGCGGCGTCCACAGCAAAACTGACGCAGCATTTCGCAACCGTGTTAGAAAACAATGGTTTGATTGAAGAACGGGTTTCCAAACAAGTCTATTCAAATGCTGATGGGCGGTATCTACCAGACCGCTATGTAGAAGGGACTTGTCCAAATTGTGGGTTTGAAAAAGCCCGAGGTGATCAATGCGATAATTGCGGTAAGCTCTTGGACCCTGTTGATCTGATTAATCCATATTCGTCCGTATCCGGCAGCCATGACGTCGAAATCCGCGACACAAATCATCTCTATTTATTGCAATCGAAAATGAGCGACAATTTACGGAATTGGGTAAATGAAGCCACGGGGTGGCCGCCATTGGCAACGTCAATTGCGATGAAATGGCTTGATGAAGGATTGCGTGACCGCTCAATAACACGCGACCTCGACTGGGGTATTCCCGTCGTCAATGCAGATGGCGCGGTTCGGGAAGGCTTTGACGGGAAAGTTTTCTATGTATGGTTTGACGCTCCCATTGCGTATATTGGTGCCACGCAGGATTGGGCCGCAGAAAATAACAGTGACTGGGAGCGTTGGTGGCGCACTGATAAAGGCGCTGAAGATGTTCAGTATGTGCAATTTATGGGCAAGGACAATGTCGCTTTCCATACATTGTCCTTTCCTACGACCCTTAAAGGGAGCCAAGAACCGTGGAAGCTCGTTGACCAGTTAAAGGCCTTTAATTGGGTGACTTGGTATGGCGGCAAGTTTTCTACGTCTCAGGGTCGCGGCGTGTTTATGGATCAGGCAAGCGAGTTAGCACCGGGTGATTATTGGCGCTGGTACCTTATGGCGAATGCGCCAGAAGGCTCGGATGCGGCATTTACTTGGGAAGAGTTCCAATCTTCTATTAATTCAGATCTTGCCAATGTTTTGGGTAATTTCGTCAATCGCATCACAAAATATTGTGTCGGTAAATTTGATGGAAAAATACCAGAAGGCGGCGCAGCGGGAGAGGCGGAGGCCTGGATAATTGCTGAGCTTCAGACACGTTTGCCACAGCTAATCGCTTATTACGAAGCGCGCGAGTTTAGAAAGGCCATGGCAGAAACCCGGGCCATTTGGGCGGCGGGAAATGAATATTTAACAAAAGCAGCGCCGTGGACACATTATAAAACGGATATTGAAATGGCCGCAATTGGCGTACGGACCGGGTTAAATCTTGTCGTACTCTTTGCCATTATTGCTCAGCCTATTATACCCGATACGGCTGAGAAAATTCTAGCGGCCCTAAATATTCCTAAAGAAAATCGGAAATGGTCGTTTGGAGATGCTAACGGAATTGCTGAGCTTATCGATGCACTTCCAATCGGTCTCGAAGTGGCCGCGCCAGAACTTCTGTTCTCTAAAATAGAAGATGATGACGTCGCTGCTTGGGCAGAGCGGTTTGGCGGTGGGGCAGATAAAGTATAA
- a CDS encoding DUF805 domain-containing protein: MGFTEAIKTFYARYTDFSGRSSRSEFWWVQLCLAILTFLFYFGVAISSESSIGGEISVTQLVLIGGLILIFLGHLIGLIALQVRRFHDLDKTGWLVLVFGILSLIPLVGTLVSIGQLIWFCFRGTIGGNQYGPDPLGPNHAEVFD; the protein is encoded by the coding sequence GTGGGATTTACTGAGGCTATTAAGACATTTTACGCCAGATACACAGATTTTTCGGGTCGTTCTAGTCGTTCGGAATTTTGGTGGGTTCAGCTTTGCTTGGCAATTTTGACATTCCTATTTTACTTTGGTGTCGCTATTTCATCTGAGTCGTCTATTGGTGGTGAAATCAGCGTAACACAATTGGTGTTGATTGGAGGACTGATATTGATCTTCTTGGGGCATTTAATTGGTCTGATTGCCTTGCAGGTAAGACGGTTTCATGACTTGGATAAGACAGGCTGGTTGGTACTTGTCTTCGGAATATTAAGTTTAATTCCACTGGTTGGTACCTTGGTCAGTATTGGACAGCTTATCTGGTTTTGTTTTCGTGGAACAATTGGCGGAAATCAATATGGCCCAGACCCATTAGGCCCCAATCATGCCGAAGTTTTTGATTAA
- the hpf gene encoding ribosome hibernation-promoting factor, HPF/YfiA family, whose amino-acid sequence MQIQIVSKGIDVSPALRERITGRLDEMMDKYIHRDGEAHVAVSREGSGFRTVCSVHLPSGATMEGQGEAQEAYGATDEALTHMEKRLRRYKRRLKDHSQKAKAKEMSLFVLQDPSGDYDIDDESDANAEIADEPMVIAERQTKIRTMTPSMAALELGLADSGVVVFHNARHGGLNVVFKRPDGNIGWVDPEEASA is encoded by the coding sequence ATGCAAATTCAAATCGTTTCTAAAGGTATTGATGTTTCACCCGCGCTCCGCGAGCGTATCACAGGCCGACTAGACGAGATGATGGACAAGTATATTCACCGCGATGGTGAAGCCCATGTTGCGGTCAGCCGCGAAGGGAGTGGTTTTCGAACGGTATGTTCAGTGCATTTACCAAGTGGAGCCACGATGGAAGGGCAAGGCGAAGCTCAGGAAGCCTATGGCGCCACGGACGAAGCCCTTACGCATATGGAAAAAAGGTTGCGGCGATATAAACGTCGACTGAAAGACCATAGTCAAAAAGCCAAGGCGAAAGAAATGTCGCTTTTCGTTCTGCAAGACCCTTCTGGCGATTACGACATTGACGATGAAAGTGATGCCAATGCGGAAATCGCTGATGAACCTATGGTGATTGCTGAACGTCAGACAAAAATCCGTACTATGACGCCCTCTATGGCTGCATTAGAGTTAGGACTCGCGGATAGCGGTGTTGTTGTTTTTCACAATGCCCGCCATGGCGGATTGAATGTCGTTTTCAAGCGGCCTGACGGTAATATCGGCTGGGTCGACCCAGAAGAGGCGTCTGCCTAA
- a CDS encoding PTS sugar transporter subunit IIA yields MTTPPLFSADSVLFDVNAGSQKQLFQEIATKLIKTQNLESKGIACRDIVAAAVERERLGSTGVGNGVALPHARLDGVEHVSAIFAKLSQPLEFDSVDDRDVDLVVFLLAPGDAGGAHLRALAKVSRLLRRQEIRARLRAAPNAEALFTILTDLSDAKAA; encoded by the coding sequence ATGACAACCCCACCGCTTTTTAGTGCGGATAGTGTTCTGTTTGATGTGAACGCTGGAAGCCAGAAACAATTGTTTCAAGAAATTGCGACCAAGCTGATTAAAACTCAGAACTTGGAAAGCAAAGGTATAGCTTGCCGGGATATTGTCGCGGCTGCGGTAGAGCGTGAGCGTTTAGGGTCAACCGGTGTAGGAAATGGTGTGGCATTGCCGCATGCCCGTTTAGACGGTGTGGAGCATGTTAGCGCCATATTTGCAAAACTAAGCCAGCCCTTGGAGTTTGATTCAGTTGATGACCGCGATGTAGATCTTGTTGTTTTCCTTTTGGCTCCAGGCGATGCTGGCGGAGCGCATTTAAGAGCACTGGCCAAGGTCTCTCGTTTGTTACGGCGGCAGGAAATTCGGGCTCGTCTTCGCGCCGCTCCGAATGCGGAAGCTTTGTTTACAATATTGACTGATTTATCGGATGCTAAGGCTGCGTGA